One Solanum lycopersicum chromosome 4, SLM_r2.1 DNA window includes the following coding sequences:
- the ABCA1 gene encoding ABC transporter A family member 1 isoform X2: protein MDTNGPFLNDLALGVNTIPILQYGLSGFLTLQQVIDSFIIYAAQATMTNLQRLPSHSLDSDAQLKIPWTQYSPSDIRLAPFPTREYTDDEFQSIVKKVMGVLYLLGFLYPISRLISYSVLEKELKIKEGLYMMGLKDEIFHLSWFITYAIQFALSSVLLTVCTMSTLFQYSDKTLVFVYFFTFGLSGIMLSFMISTFFTRAKTAVAVGTLTFLGAFFPYYTVNDETVSVIVKVIASFLSPTAFALGSINFADYERAHVGLRWSNMWRESSGVCFLVSLLMMLLDSLLYFAIGLYLDKVLHKENGFCYPLHSLIQKCFGRNRKNRNNSASTSEVKFTENYDEICSTDFIKDVSRPTLESMSLEMKQQESDGRCIQIRNLRKVYATNRGNCCAVNSLQLTLYENQILALLGHNGAGKSSTIAMLVGLISPTSGDALILGKNILTDMDEIRKSLGVCPQYDILFPELTVKEHLEIFADLKGVSEDSKEKAVTEMVDEVGLADKLNTVVKALSGGMKRKLSLGIALIGNSKVIILDEPTSGMDPYSMRLTWQLIKRKKKGRIILLTTHSMDEADVLGDRIAIMANGSLKCCGSSIFLKHQYGVGYTLTLVKTAPGASVAADIVYRHVPSATCVSEVAAEVSFKLPLASSSSFESMFREIERCMRRSNTGFETTDCKEVGNLGIESYGISVTTLEEVFLRVAGGDFDQAELLEEKADPNLCDSIDLKVRQTNAPKTFFPSKLCGNYFGVIWFMVTLIFSACNLIWTAVSSVIRLVTMQCCCCCILSRSTFWKHSRALFIKRAKSAQRDQKTIVFQLLIPAFFLFLGLLFLKLKPHPDQQPVFFTTSYFNPLLSGGGGGGPIPFDLTSPIAKEVANHVHGGWIQKYQETTYRFPDSTKALNDAIEAAGSTLGPVLLSMSEYLMSSFNESYQSRYGAIVMDNQSGDGSLGYTVLYNSTCQHSAPTFINLMNSAILRLATQNENMTIHTRNHPLPQTASQHQQHHDLDAFSAAVVITIAFSFIPASFAVAIVKEREVKAKHQQLISGVSILSYWASTYIWDFISFLFPSSFALVLFWIFGLDQFIGKDSLIPTILLFLEYGLAIASSTYCLTFFFSEHSMAQNVILLIQVFTGLILMVLSFIMGYINSTTHLNSVLKNFFRLSPGFCFADGLASLALLRQGMKNGSRDNILDWNVTGASLSYLAAEAIVYFLITLGLEFLPQQKRNLSRIHEWWKSLGKSRRANSFGFSEPLLRSSSGNVASEPDEDIDVKAERDRVLSGSTDNAVIHLRNLRKVYPGGKSHVPKAAVHSLTFSVQEGECFGFLGTNGAGKTTTLSMLSGEEYPSDGTAFIFGKDIRSDPKVARRHVGYCPQFDALLEFLTVQEHLELYARIKGVPEYDLEDVVMQKLLDFDLMKHANKPSFALSGGNKRKLSVAIAMIGDPPIVILDEPSTGMDPIAKRFMWEVISRLSTRRGKTAVILTTHSMNEAQALCTRIGIMVGGRLRCLGSSQHLKTRFGNHLELEVKPVEVSSMDLENLCLIIQEKLFDIRPHSRSIINDIEVCIGGSNTVVSGDASAAEISLSKEMIMAVGQWFGNEERVKALVSATEDSCKIFGDQLSEQLARDGGLPLPIFCEWWLAKEKFTKIHSFIQSSFPDATFQGCNGLSVKYQLPCGEGLSLADVFGYIERNRNQLGIAEYNVSQSTLESIFNHLAASS, encoded by the exons ATGGACACAAATGGTCCATTTCTGAATGATTTAGCATTAGGCGTCAACACCAtaccaattttgcaatatgGTCTCAGTGGGTTCTTAACA CTCCAACAAGTCATAGACTCATTCATAATATATGCTGCTCAAGCAACTATGACGAACTTACAAAGGTTGCCTAGCCACTCTCTTGATTCAGATGCCCAGCTCAAGATACCATGGACTCAGTATAGTCCTTCAGACATAAGACTTGCTCCATTTCCAACTCGTGAATATACTGATGACGAATTCCAGTCCATTGTCAAGAAAGTCATGGGAGTGCT GTACTTGCTGGGGTTCCTTTATCCGATTTCTCGTCTAATAAGTTATTCTGTCTTAGAAAAG GAGCTCAAGATAAAAGAGGGCCTATATATGATGGGTTTGAAGGACGAAATATTCCATCTCTCTTGGTTTATAACATATGCTATTCAG TTTGCTCTTTCTTCTGTGCTACTTACAGTATGCACCATGAGTACCCTGTTTCAATACAGTGATAAGACCTTGGTGTTCGTGTACTTCTTTACCTTTGGCCTCAGTGGAATAATGCTCTCCTTTATGATTTCCACGTTCTTCACGAGAGCAAAAACCGCGGTAGCTGTCGGGACCCTTACTTTCCTTGGGGCATTCTTTCCCTATTATACTGTCAACGACGAAACAGTCTCTGT GATAGTGAAAGTGATTGCTTCTTTCCTTTCACCTACGGCTTTTGCATTAGGATCCATCAATTTTGCTGACTATGAGCGTGCTCATGTTGGACTCCGGTGGAGTAACATGTGGCGG GAATCTTCAGGAGTGTGCTTTTTGGTCTCTCTCCTGATGATGTTACTTGACAGTCTGTTGTACTTTGCAATTGGTCTGTATCTTGACAAG GTCCTCCACAAGGAAAATGGATTTTGTTACCCATTGCATTCCTTGATTCAGAAGTGCTTTGGGAGGAACAGAAAAAACAGAAATAATTCTGCATCCACCTCAGAAGTCAAATTCACTGAGAACTATGATGAAATATGTAGTACTGATTTTATAAAAGATGTATCCAGACCAACTTTAGAATCAATGAGCTTGGAGATGAAGCAGCAAGAATCGGATGGCAG ATGTATTCAGATCAGGAACCTACGAAAGGTGTATGCTACAAACAGGGGAAACTGTTGTGCTGTTAATTCCTTACAACTGACTTTATACGAGAATCAGATTCTGGCGCTTTTAG GACACAACGGGGCTGGTAAAAGCAGTACAATAGCCATGCTTGTTGGTCTCATTTCTCCTACTTCAGGAGATGCTCTGATATTGGGGAAGAACATTTTAACTGACATG GATGAAATACGGAAGAGTTTGGGAGTCTGTCCTCAGTATGATATTCTTTTCCCTGAATTAACA GTGAAGGAACATTTGGAAATATTCGCTGATTTAAAGGGTGTTTCTGAAGATTCTAAGGAAAAGGCTGTGACTGAAATGGTTGATGAG GTTGGATTGGCAGACAAGCTTAATACTGTTGTTAAAGCTCTTTCTGGAGGTATGAAAAGGAAGTTGTCCCTTGGGATAGCTCTTATAGGGAACAGTAAG GTTATTATTCTGGATGAACCAACAAGTGGAATGGATCCATACTCTATGCGGTTAACTTGGCAGctgattaaaagaaaaaagaagggaagaatTATATTACTTACAACACATTCCATGGATGAAGCTGATGTGCTAGGAGATCGGATTGCTATCATGGCCAATGGTTCTCTAAAGTGCTGTGGAAG TTCAATCTTCTTGAAACATCAGTATGGGGTTGGTTACACTCTTACTCTGGTTAAG ACTGCACCAGGTGCCTCAGTAGCTGCTGATATCGTTTACCGCCATGTACCTTCTGCAACATGCGTGAGCGAA GTTGCAGCAGAGGTTTCCTTCAAGCTTCCCCTAGCATCCTCATCCTCCTTTGAGAGCATGTTTCGGGAAATAGAGCGCTGCATGAGAAGATCCAACACTGGATTTGAAACAACAGACTGTAAAGAGGTAGGCAATCTTGGCATTGAGAGTTATGGCATATCTGTCACAACTCTGGAGGAAGTGTTTCTGAGGGTTGCTGGTGGTGACTTCGATCAAGCGGAGCTCCTTGAAGAGAAAGCTGATCCAAATTTATGTGATTCCATTGATTTAAAAGTGCGCCAAACTAATGCTCCGAAGACATTCTTCCCCTCCAAATTATGTGGAAACTATTTTGGAGTCATTTGGTTTATGGTGACTTTAATTTTTTCAGCTTGTAATCTAATATGGACTGCAGTTTCAAGTGTCATTAGGCTTGTAACAATGCAGTGCTGTTGCTGTTGTATACTGTCAAGGTCTACTTTCTGGAAACACTCGAGAGCCCTATTTATTAAGAGAGCGAAATCAGCCCAAAGAGATCAGAAAACAATTGTATTCCAGCTGTTAATTCCtgctttctttttgtttcttggTCTGCTGTTTCTTAAGCTTAAGCCACATCCTGATCAGCAGCCGGTCTTCTTCACGACCTCGTACTTTAATCCTTTATTgagtggtggtggtggaggtggTCCAATTCCTTTTGACCTCACCTCTCCTATAGCAAAGGAG GTTGCCAACCATGTCCATGGAGGCTGGATCCAAAAGTATCAAGAGACAACATACAGGTTTCCTGATTCTACCAAGGCATTGAACGACGCCATAGAAGCAGCAGGATCAACTTTGGGCCCTGTCCTACTTTCAATGAGTGAATATCTGATGTCTAGCTTCAACGAATCTTATCAGTCAAG GTATGGAGCGATAGTCATGGATAATCAGAGTGGTGATGGGAGCCTTGGGTACACTGTTCTATACAATAGTACTTGCCAGCATTCTGCTCCTACATTTATCAATTTGATGAATTCAGCAATACTCAGGCTAGCTACACAAAATGAGAATATGACAATTCACACTCGTAACCACCCTTTGCCGCAGACGGCAAGCCAGCATCAGCAACATCAT GATCTCGACGCCTTCTCTGCTGCAGTTGTAATCACTATAGCCTTTTCTTTTATTCCTGCCTCATTCGCGGTGGCGATTGTCAAG GAACGTGAAGTGAAAGCTAAGCATCAACAGCTAATCAGTGGG GTGTCCATACTCTCATATTGGGCTTCCACATATATATGGGATTTCATCAGCTTCTTATTTCCTTCATCATTCGCGTTAGTTCTCTTTTGGATATTTG GTCTTGATCAATTTATTGGAAAGGATTCTCTCATTCCAACAATTCTGTTGTTTCTTGAATATGGACTAGCAATTGCTTCATCAACATACTGCCTCACATTCTTTTTTTCCGAGCACAGCATGGCTCAG AATGTCATCCTTCTCATTCAAGTTTTCACTGGCCTCATTCTTATGGTTCTATCGTTTATAATGGGATATATAAATTCTACAACACACTTAAATTCTGTGCTCAAG AACTTCTTTAGACTGTCACCAGGATTTTGCTTTGCTGATGGATTAGCTTCATTGGCGCTTTTAAGACAAGGGATGAAGAATGGATCTAGAGATAACATACTTGACTGGAATGTGACTGGTGCTTCCTTATCATACTTGGCTGCTGAG GCCATTGTGTATTTCCTTATAACTCTGGGGCTTGAATTCCTGCCTCAACAAAAAAGAAATCTTTCCAGAATTCATGAGTGGTGGAAAAGCTTGGGAAAATCTAGGCGTGCTAATTCCTTTGGGTTTTCGGAACCTCTTCTGAGATCATCCTCAGGGAATGTTGCTTCTGAACCCGACGAGGACATAGATGTTAAAGCAGAGAGAGACAGGGTTTTGTCTGGCTCAACTGATAATGCAGTTATCCACCTCCGTAATCTTCGGAAG GTCTATCCCGGAGGGAAGTCCCATGTTCCAAAAGCTGCTGTCCATTCACTGACTTTCTCTGTCCAAGAAGGAGAGTGTTTTGGGTTCTTAGGAACTAATGGAGCAGGAAAGACAACAACACTGTCAATGCTATCTG GAGAAGAATACCCTAGTGATGGAACAGCATTCATTTTTGGTAAAGATATACGTTCAGATCCCAAGGTTGCTCGTAGGCAT GTTGGATATTGTCCTCAGTTTGATGCTTTACTAGAATTTCTAACTGTGCAAGAACATCTTGAGCTCTATGCTAGAATTAAAGGAGTACCAGAGTATGATTTAGAAGAT GTTGTTATGCAAAAGTTGCTCGATTTTGACCTGATGAAGCATGCAAATAAACCATCTTTTGCCTTGAGCGGAGGAAACAAGCGCAAGTTATCAGTTGCAATCGCAATGATTGGAGATCCTCCTATCGTTATTCTTGATGAGCCATCCACAG GTATGGATCCTATTGCCAAACGTTTCATGTGGGAAGTTATATCTCGTTTGTCAACTAGACGAGGAAAGACAGCAGTAATCTTAACCACTCACAGCATGAATGAGGCTCAAGCTCTGTGCACAAGGATTGGGATAATG GTTGGAGGCAGGTTGAGGTGTCTTGGTAGTTCTCAGCACTTGAAAACTCGTTTCGGAAATCATCTTGAACTAGAG GTTAAACCAGTTGAAGTCAGCTCTATGGATCTGGAAAATCTCTGCTTAATAATTCAAGAAAAGCTATTTGATATTCGTCCTCACTCTAGGAGTATAATAAATGACATTGAAGTTTGCATTGGAGGTAGTAACACTGTAGTCTCAGGAGACGCATCGGCGGCAGAAATAAGCTTATCAAAGGAAATGATCATGGCTGTTGGACAGTGGTTTGGCAATGAAGAAAGAGTGAAAGCATTAGTATCTGCAACTGAAGACTCTTGTAAGATTTTCGGTGACCAGTTGTCAGAGCAGTTGGCTCGTGATG GTGGACTTCCGTTGCCGATATTCTGTGAGTGGTGGTTGGCTAAGGAGAAGTTTACCAAAATCCATTCATTCATTCAGTCTTCATTTCCTGACGCCACATTTCAAGGTTGCAATGGATTGAGTGTCAAGTATCAG CTCCCTTGTGGAGAAGGTCTATCACTCGCTGATGTTTTCGGGTACATAGAGAGGAACAG AAACCAGCTCGGGATAGCAGAGTACAACGTCAGCCAATCAACACTTGAATCGATATTCAATCATTTAGCAGCAAGCTCGTGA